A window of Spiroplasma syrphidicola EA-1 contains these coding sequences:
- the rplM gene encoding 50S ribosomal protein L13: protein MRQTTVLNSANVDKKWYVIDAQGLILGRLATQVAMILKGKNKPAYTPHVDCGDNVIIINADKVIFTGNKLQGKIYYKHSQHPGGLSRTTAHDMLKKKPIYPVEHAIKGMLPKNKLGSQLFRNLFVYAGSEHPHEAQKPEKLELAGK, encoded by the coding sequence ATGAGACAAACAACCGTTTTAAATTCAGCTAATGTTGATAAAAAATGATATGTTATTGATGCGCAAGGTCTTATTTTAGGACGTTTAGCAACGCAAGTTGCAATGATATTAAAAGGTAAAAACAAACCGGCTTATACACCACACGTTGACTGTGGTGATAATGTAATTATTATTAATGCTGATAAAGTTATCTTTACTGGTAATAAATTACAAGGGAAAATCTACTATAAACACTCACAACACCCAGGTGGATTGAGTCGTACAACTGCCCATGATATGTTAAAGAAAAAACCAATTTATCCAGTTGAACATGCAATTAAAGGAATGTTACCAAAAAATAAATTAGGAAGTCAATTATTCCGTAATTTATTTGTTTATGCTGGATCAGAACATCCACATGAAGCACAAAAACCAGAAAAGTTAGAGCTTGCTGGGAAATAA
- a CDS encoding alkaline phosphatase family protein, with the protein MRIFLKVLSLSVLFASYPMTLIGCANNTDYRDDRSFLQKEDDKYLSNNQLTLNSKKHALLFGVDGVPYQNIKESLPTAQEVVFKSNFYIQSYETIKGWKSIFWGNILETGTNVFELIKKNDSTIKTAIALQELGPWYVENIFNVPLRNNIDTVIDDENFDYNTVEAINYWAEKLLADINTLTTEGNNFIFAYNGIFDSLKHSNVPDDHPIIKTLLSQYDKIWTNVLKNLPKEDWLIMSTTDHGRNLDGFNHNNNQISSHFSWLLANHDLNAILEHNFSNFYDIRTVILKWLMTN; encoded by the coding sequence ATGCGTATATTCTTAAAAGTATTATCCCTGTCGGTGTTGTTTGCCAGTTATCCAATGACTTTAATAGGATGTGCCAATAATACGGATTATCGCGATGATCGTAGTTTTTTACAAAAAGAAGATGACAAGTATTTATCAAATAATCAATTAACCCTAAATTCGAAAAAACATGCCTTACTATTTGGTGTTGATGGGGTTCCTTACCAAAATATCAAGGAAAGCTTACCAACAGCTCAGGAAGTTGTTTTTAAAAGCAATTTTTATATTCAAAGTTATGAAACAATCAAAGGATGAAAATCAATTTTTTGAGGTAATATTTTAGAAACCGGAACAAATGTTTTTGAATTAATTAAGAAAAATGATTCAACAATTAAAACAGCAATTGCTTTACAAGAACTAGGACCATGATATGTGGAAAACATTTTTAATGTTCCTTTACGAAATAACATTGATACAGTTATTGATGATGAAAATTTTGATTATAACACTGTTGAAGCAATTAATTATTGAGCAGAAAAATTACTAGCAGATATTAATACTTTAACAACAGAAGGTAATAACTTTATTTTTGCTTATAATGGTATTTTTGATTCCTTAAAACATAGTAACGTTCCAGATGATCATCCAATTATTAAAACATTACTTAGCCAATATGACAAAATTTGAACTAATGTTCTAAAAAATTTGCCAAAAGAAGATTGATTAATTATGAGTACAACTGATCATGGTCGTAATTTAGATGGTTTTAATCATAATAATAATCAAATTAGTTCCCACTTTTCTTGGCTTTTAGCTAACCATGATTTAAATGCTATTTTAGAACATAACTTTAGTAATTTCTATGACATCAGAACCGTTATTCTAAAATGACTGATGACTAATTAA
- a CDS encoding uracil-DNA glycosylase — protein MLTNLAIGWKDFFAAEEQKPYFKKLLASIQTEYEHYQCYPPAQDIFNLFRILNPSDIKIVIIGQDPYHGPGQANGIAFSVNDNIKNPPSLNNIFKELQNDLNIDHFKSGNLVGWVKQGVFLYNTIGTVRAATPLSHKNLGWLEFSINLINYLNQVNPDIIYVLWGNYAKEYGTYILRKDHIIAGAHPSPFSYHLFRDQKMFLKMNDLLLKNKKKVIDWGM, from the coding sequence GTGCTAACAAATCTCGCCATTGGTTGAAAAGATTTTTTTGCGGCAGAGGAACAAAAGCCATATTTTAAAAAACTTTTGGCTAGTATACAAACCGAATATGAGCATTATCAATGTTATCCCCCGGCTCAAGATATTTTTAACCTTTTTCGGATATTAAATCCTAGTGATATAAAAATTGTTATTATTGGTCAAGATCCTTACCATGGACCAGGGCAAGCTAATGGAATTGCTTTTAGTGTTAACGATAATATTAAAAATCCGCCTAGTTTAAATAATATTTTTAAAGAATTACAAAATGATTTAAATATCGATCATTTTAAGAGTGGTAATTTAGTTGGGTGAGTAAAACAGGGTGTTTTTCTATATAATACAATCGGAACCGTTCGTGCTGCCACCCCTTTAAGTCATAAAAATTTAGGGTGGCTAGAGTTTAGCATTAACCTAATTAATTATTTAAATCAAGTTAATCCTGATATTATTTATGTTCTTTGGGGTAATTATGCCAAAGAATATGGAACTTATATTTTACGCAAAGATCATATTATTGCCGGAGCTCATCCTTCACCATTTAGTTACCATTTATTTCGTGACCAAAAAATGTTTTTAAAAATGAATGATTTATTATTAAAAAATAAAAAAAAGGTTATTGATTGAGGAATGTAA
- a CDS encoding ECF transporter S component, with product MNLLTNFSDITKIFYSTTMAYIASGLIGVLFLGYCCYNGVYYLINPKKYHGIRFTTKNIAYITMLSAVSAAVTIVISVTVPITVFPPVRIAFEGLMVKIAGFIFGPIVGLLSGVITDLIVMLFVPSYVHIAYIIVIASYGFLSGCVSSLNRAVGKQKWVLFLFTNIFVVLFGAMASVMTWFSPVDSIKLFAGLNASKTVLLYIIIIGSLSTLCIIWIIMFIYRHFDKTKKRYWDLVAIIMLAVINEYWVTTLISAWGDIAFLTVSQNKTDTDGYGVTMISRLAMAPLKILFNSAIIYLTYRAIGPLIHKDTNSALQY from the coding sequence ATGAACTTATTAACTAATTTTAGTGATATAACTAAAATATTCTATAGTACAACAATGGCATACATTGCAAGTGGCCTAATTGGTGTTTTATTTCTTGGGTATTGTTGTTATAATGGGGTTTATTATTTAATTAATCCCAAAAAATACCATGGTATTCGCTTTACAACCAAAAATATTGCTTATATCACGATGTTATCAGCGGTTTCTGCCGCTGTTACAATTGTAATTTCAGTTACTGTTCCAATTACAGTTTTCCCTCCGGTGCGAATTGCTTTTGAAGGTTTAATGGTTAAAATTGCTGGCTTTATTTTTGGCCCAATCGTTGGGTTATTATCAGGGGTAATTACCGATTTAATAGTAATGTTATTTGTTCCATCATATGTTCATATTGCCTACATTATTGTTATTGCCTCATATGGGTTTTTATCAGGGTGTGTTTCGTCATTAAACCGCGCAGTTGGTAAGCAAAAATGAGTTTTATTCTTATTTACTAATATTTTTGTTGTTTTATTTGGGGCAATGGCGTCAGTAATGACATGATTTTCACCAGTAGATAGTATTAAATTATTTGCGGGGTTAAATGCAAGTAAAACAGTCTTATTGTATATTATTATTATCGGTTCTTTATCAACCTTATGTATTATTTGAATTATTATGTTTATTTATCGTCATTTTGATAAAACCAAAAAACGTTATTGAGATCTTGTGGCAATTATTATGCTAGCTGTTATTAATGAATATTGAGTAACAACCTTAATCTCGGCTTGAGGAGATATTGCTTTCTTAACAGTCTCCCAAAATAAAACAGATACTGATGGCTATGGTGTGACAATGATTTCTCGGCTTGCCATGGCCCCGTTAAAGATTCTCTTTAACTCAGCAATTATTTACTTAACCTATCGCGCAATTGGGCCTTTAATTCACAAAGATACCAATTCAGCGCTACAATATTAA
- a CDS encoding serine hydroxymethyltransferase gives MKINQQLQELMNLELKRQQDHIELIASENYVSEAVLEIAGSILTNKYSEGYAFHRYYGGCEYIDKIEQLAIDKVKEMFQAEHANVQPHSGSQANTAAYYAMLKPGDKVLAMDLSAGGHLTHGHKVNFSGRLYEFHSYGVNPTTQELDYDEIAQIAKVVQPKLIVAGASAYSREIDFKKFREIADSVGALLMVDMAHIAGLVAAGLHMSPIPYADVVTSTTHKTLRGPRGGLILSTAKWAKKIDSAVFPGNQGGPLEHIIGAKAQAFIEALAPDFKTYQQNVINNAKVLAKTLQDNNFTLISNGTDNHLLMVDVKKSVGLSGADAEAILQKIGIICNKNMIPFDTETPVVTSGIRLGTPAMTTRGFGTAEFQQLGEIIVGVLKDHSDESLIKYSQAVKTLLEKFPIYNDIKY, from the coding sequence ATGAAAATAAATCAACAATTACAAGAATTAATGAATTTAGAATTAAAGCGCCAACAAGATCATATTGAATTAATTGCTTCAGAAAATTATGTTAGTGAAGCAGTTTTAGAAATTGCTGGGTCAATTTTAACGAATAAATATAGTGAAGGATATGCTTTTCATCGCTATTATGGGGGCTGTGAATATATTGATAAAATTGAGCAATTAGCAATTGATAAGGTAAAGGAAATGTTTCAAGCTGAACATGCTAATGTCCAACCCCATTCAGGGAGCCAAGCCAATACGGCAGCTTATTATGCAATGCTAAAACCAGGAGATAAAGTTTTGGCAATGGATTTATCAGCTGGTGGCCATTTAACACATGGACATAAAGTAAATTTTTCAGGACGTTTATATGAATTTCATAGTTATGGGGTTAATCCGACAACCCAAGAATTAGATTATGATGAAATTGCTCAAATTGCGAAAGTAGTACAACCAAAATTAATAGTTGCGGGAGCTAGTGCATATTCACGTGAAATTGATTTTAAAAAATTCCGCGAAATAGCTGATAGTGTTGGGGCTTTATTAATGGTTGATATGGCTCATATTGCCGGATTAGTGGCGGCTGGTTTACATATGTCCCCAATTCCTTATGCTGATGTCGTGACGTCAACAACGCATAAAACGTTACGTGGCCCACGTGGGGGCTTAATTTTATCAACAGCCAAATGAGCGAAAAAAATTGATAGTGCTGTCTTCCCTGGAAACCAAGGGGGGCCATTAGAACACATAATTGGGGCGAAAGCACAGGCTTTTATTGAAGCTTTAGCCCCAGACTTTAAAACATATCAACAAAATGTTATTAATAATGCAAAAGTTTTGGCTAAAACATTACAAGACAATAATTTTACTTTAATTTCAAATGGAACTGATAATCATTTATTAATGGTTGATGTCAAAAAAAGTGTTGGTCTTTCCGGAGCAGACGCTGAAGCAATTTTACAAAAAATTGGAATTATTTGTAATAAAAATATGATCCCATTTGATACCGAAACACCAGTTGTAACAAGTGGTATTCGCTTAGGAACACCAGCAATGACAACAAGAGGATTTGGAACAGCAGAATTTCAACAGTTAGGAGAAATTATTGTTGGGGTATTAAAAGATCATAGTGATGAAAGTTTAATAAAATATAGCCAAGCAGTAAAAACCTTGCTAGAAAAATTTCCAATTTATAATGATATTAAGTATTAA
- a CDS encoding IMPACT family protein, with the protein MNQLTTSDVISNPLIIKKSKFLCLIQKVTSEKAAKDFISAYQDLDATHNCYAYIIGKNADIIRKYDDGEPTNTAGKPIWEVLKANNLTNIVCLVIRYYGGIKLGAGGLIRAYANSVRDCLKLTTLEPYFEEITLQVTCDISKNKVIKDSLFHFFNITNYQTAYHESLVVFTFNLRVESKTDFINYCQVNKISYTIF; encoded by the coding sequence ATGAACCAACTTACCACTAGCGATGTTATAAGTAATCCTTTAATAATTAAAAAATCAAAGTTTCTTTGTCTTATTCAAAAAGTTACTAGTGAAAAAGCCGCAAAAGATTTTATCAGCGCTTATCAGGATCTTGATGCAACTCATAATTGCTATGCCTATATTATTGGTAAAAATGCTGATATCATCCGCAAATATGATGATGGTGAACCAACCAATACGGCTGGGAAACCAATCTGAGAGGTTTTAAAAGCGAATAATTTAACTAATATTGTTTGCTTGGTAATCCGCTATTATGGTGGGATTAAATTAGGTGCTGGAGGTCTTATTCGTGCTTATGCCAATAGTGTTCGTGATTGTTTGAAATTAACTACGCTTGAACCTTATTTTGAAGAAATAACATTGCAAGTAACTTGTGATATTAGTAAAAATAAAGTTATTAAAGATAGTCTTTTTCATTTCTTCAATATCACAAATTACCAAACAGCTTATCATGAGTCTCTTGTTGTCTTTACTTTTAATTTACGGGTTGAAAGTAAAACTGATTTTATTAACTACTGTCAAGTTAATAAAATCAGCTATACTATTTTTTAA
- a CDS encoding AAA domain-containing protein codes for MVNDFIINGNNYNGKALLLNFYLLTNGKNKFTDEDVQNLKLENIKTIKDLYGFFKKHICLADFFVCLINDQAKIKKDKSGKEKTLYDVLIRFKSITFLNELIDPNLSLTVLGDIDPALGIVNVKNIFLTGMEKTAQDFETPAQDVVLEVSDNFNHNEAKIRTIFGSDIMSKMKFLVSNFQDEKEEWLKYLNFQQQDLDYKRKKAAIFLGRQLVEYVKIPRSNQNYQQFHDPHFVQNNFWYVKKSLFQQQSLAIYPNFEEVTVVFLDLLVEQPEQISDLQKLANLSLTNWQLNREYSNDNLLSIFNFTFNEAFAQDNSESFELGFAVPLAKDTTVQNTQQVYQNLMAIFQSQQPLQGQVDELKAVGKILAEQLNNYYSVIVCYEFKSENDYEYDFLLKNVPEYGYLGYLGKGESTLIRRSNMIIDKIVRNDVANPYLINYLFNIKDLKLKFSNKLIQEKDLTFAAKNLNNSQKAAIVKALNSQDIFLLQGPPGTGKTEFIAELVYQYAKLNKKVLISSQNHTAIDNVLTRLFKSPLIVPLRLTGEEVRKKNRFNDFNPDRVVFNNYRFMHSYLTREYLTKWEGIDDQYQSQKEALQNLKANAKMLAKELNEYQTLETKIRGLKTSQEENLTKLLTLKNDNKKLLVEINNIDNFQELLKDSEWNGHVQNTNDLTTLFNQHFGPLIQEKLNLDFDVSYSIPEVYRQLLADSLDPETITAIADKKGQLLALKQVEPAYRDDNWATELLTLNEAIINLQKQASLKQGNVAHLQQTAGLQTGLIDLKSKYQKQISDNEKLITIAEQNQTDQELSYLETEFNGLEQKINQLKVDVENIVYNINQIFNMTLNIKDITTTINELDDIIVSLDQEIKTIQKEKIAKGKFVNNMINFLDRNYQMTQFLTGENFNNNIFTPALEKDTKIYANQFLQNNVNVVAMTATSNQIYLQSKNKILADYNISDIDIKSFSFDVVIIDEVSKLTPMEILMPLVYGKAVVLVGDYRQLPPMMQFQESDVNKINELYHENYSYFDFTQLVTQSMFKKLISQCDDSVKGILVEQFRSHGDIMKVVNVFYENQLQLGDPTHQNLQKQHYLNVGNKQQQTIFSANKAIYWLDSSRDTNQELVYEQGEAGSTSLFNWLEIELTIATLKLIDQGYGALPVKLAHKPNVAVISFYGLHVKKLRKALQAVKLKNISLEISTVDDYQGRESDIVIVNTVRHPKNQARANKEFVQKYERLNVAFSRAKNMLVIIGSINFFANIEVEIPTVMNPTITKLTRVYDEIIKIIRTFGSVWTAEDICENVKE; via the coding sequence TTGGTCAATGATTTTATCATTAACGGTAATAATTATAATGGCAAAGCATTATTGCTAAATTTTTATTTGCTAACAAATGGCAAAAATAAGTTCACAGATGAAGATGTCCAGAATTTAAAATTAGAAAATATTAAAACGATTAAGGATTTATATGGGTTTTTTAAAAAACATATTTGTTTAGCTGATTTTTTTGTTTGTTTAATTAATGATCAAGCAAAAATTAAAAAAGATAAAAGCGGGAAAGAAAAAACCTTATATGATGTTTTAATCCGCTTTAAATCAATTACATTTTTAAATGAATTAATTGACCCTAATTTATCATTAACAGTATTAGGGGATATCGACCCAGCTTTGGGAATTGTTAATGTTAAAAATATTTTTTTAACAGGAATGGAAAAAACAGCTCAAGATTTTGAAACGCCAGCCCAAGATGTTGTTTTAGAAGTTAGTGATAACTTTAATCATAATGAAGCAAAAATCCGGACAATTTTTGGGTCAGATATTATGAGCAAAATGAAGTTCTTAGTTTCTAATTTTCAAGATGAAAAAGAAGAATGGCTTAAGTATTTAAATTTTCAGCAACAAGATTTAGATTATAAACGAAAAAAAGCCGCGATTTTCTTAGGACGCCAATTAGTTGAATATGTTAAAATTCCTCGTAGTAATCAAAACTATCAACAATTTCATGATCCCCATTTTGTCCAAAACAATTTTTGATATGTTAAAAAAAGTCTTTTTCAACAACAAAGTTTAGCAATTTATCCTAATTTTGAAGAAGTAACAGTGGTTTTTTTAGATTTATTAGTTGAGCAACCAGAACAAATTAGTGATTTACAAAAATTAGCAAATCTAAGTTTAACAAACTGGCAATTAAATCGAGAATATAGTAATGATAATTTATTATCAATTTTTAATTTTACTTTTAACGAAGCATTTGCCCAAGATAATAGTGAGAGCTTTGAATTAGGCTTTGCTGTGCCGTTAGCAAAAGATACAACAGTTCAAAATACTCAGCAAGTTTATCAGAACTTAATGGCAATTTTTCAAAGCCAACAACCATTACAAGGGCAAGTTGATGAGTTAAAAGCAGTCGGCAAAATTTTAGCTGAACAATTAAATAATTACTATTCAGTTATTGTCTGTTATGAATTTAAAAGTGAAAATGATTATGAATATGATTTCCTATTAAAAAATGTTCCTGAATATGGTTATCTTGGTTACCTTGGAAAAGGAGAATCAACACTAATTCGCCGTAGTAATATGATTATTGATAAAATAGTTCGTAATGATGTTGCCAATCCGTATTTAATAAATTATCTTTTTAATATTAAAGATTTAAAATTAAAATTTAGTAATAAATTAATCCAAGAAAAGGATTTAACTTTTGCGGCAAAGAACTTGAATAACAGTCAAAAAGCGGCAATTGTTAAAGCCCTAAATTCCCAAGATATCTTTTTATTACAAGGGCCGCCAGGAACCGGGAAAACAGAGTTTATTGCCGAATTAGTTTATCAATATGCAAAATTAAATAAAAAAGTTTTAATCTCTTCTCAAAATCATACCGCGATTGATAATGTTTTAACTCGTTTATTTAAGTCTCCTTTAATTGTGCCATTACGCTTAACGGGGGAAGAAGTTCGGAAAAAGAATCGTTTTAATGATTTTAACCCTGATCGTGTTGTTTTTAATAACTATCGTTTTATGCATTCTTATTTAACACGGGAATATTTAACAAAATGAGAAGGGATTGATGACCAATATCAATCGCAAAAAGAAGCTTTACAAAATTTAAAAGCGAATGCCAAAATGCTAGCAAAAGAACTTAACGAATATCAAACATTAGAAACTAAAATCAGGGGATTAAAAACCAGTCAAGAAGAAAATTTGACAAAATTATTAACATTAAAAAATGATAATAAAAAATTATTAGTAGAAATTAATAACATTGATAATTTTCAAGAGTTATTAAAAGATTCTGAGTGAAATGGTCATGTCCAAAATACTAATGACTTAACAACTTTATTTAATCAACATTTTGGACCTTTAATCCAGGAAAAACTAAATTTAGATTTTGATGTTTCTTATTCAATTCCAGAAGTCTATCGTCAATTATTAGCCGATAGTTTAGACCCAGAAACAATCACAGCAATTGCTGATAAAAAAGGACAATTGTTAGCGTTGAAACAAGTTGAGCCTGCTTATCGTGATGATAATTGAGCGACAGAATTATTAACATTAAATGAAGCAATCATTAATTTGCAAAAACAAGCTAGTTTAAAACAAGGTAATGTTGCTCATCTTCAACAAACGGCCGGATTACAAACGGGGTTAATCGATTTGAAATCAAAATATCAAAAACAAATTAGTGACAATGAAAAATTAATTACAATAGCTGAACAAAATCAAACTGACCAAGAATTATCTTATTTAGAAACGGAATTTAATGGTTTAGAACAAAAAATTAATCAGTTAAAAGTTGATGTTGAAAATATTGTTTATAATATTAATCAGATTTTTAATATGACGTTAAATATTAAAGATATTACAACAACGATTAATGAGTTAGATGATATTATTGTTAGCCTTGACCAAGAAATTAAAACAATTCAAAAAGAAAAAATTGCCAAAGGAAAGTTTGTTAATAATATGATTAACTTTTTAGACCGAAATTATCAAATGACACAATTTTTAACGGGAGAAAACTTTAATAATAATATTTTTACTCCGGCGCTAGAAAAAGATACAAAAATTTATGCTAATCAATTTTTACAAAATAATGTTAATGTTGTGGCAATGACCGCTACTTCAAATCAAATTTATTTACAAAGTAAAAATAAAATTTTAGCTGATTACAATATTAGTGATATTGATATTAAGTCTTTTAGTTTTGATGTTGTTATTATTGATGAGGTAAGTAAATTAACGCCAATGGAAATTTTAATGCCATTAGTATATGGTAAAGCTGTTGTTCTAGTTGGAGATTATCGCCAATTACCGCCAATGATGCAATTCCAAGAAAGTGATGTCAATAAAATTAATGAACTATATCATGAAAATTATAGTTACTTTGATTTTACCCAATTAGTAACACAATCAATGTTTAAAAAGTTGATTTCACAATGTGATGATTCTGTTAAAGGGATTTTAGTTGAACAATTTCGTAGTCATGGTGATATTATGAAAGTCGTTAATGTCTTTTATGAAAACCAATTACAATTAGGAGATCCAACCCATCAAAACTTACAAAAACAGCATTATCTAAATGTTGGTAATAAGCAACAACAAACTATTTTTAGTGCTAATAAGGCAATTTACTGACTAGACTCTTCCCGTGATACAAATCAAGAATTAGTTTACGAACAGGGGGAAGCAGGAAGTACAAGTTTATTTAACTGGCTAGAAATCGAATTAACAATAGCAACATTAAAATTAATTGATCAAGGTTATGGGGCTTTACCAGTTAAGTTAGCTCATAAACCAAATGTTGCTGTGATTAGTTTTTATGGTTTACACGTTAAGAAACTACGCAAGGCATTACAAGCGGTTAAACTAAAAAATATTAGTTTAGAAATTTCAACGGTTGATGATTATCAAGGGCGGGAAAGTGATATTGTAATTGTTAATACTGTCCGCCATCCAAAAAATCAAGCTCGCGCAAATAAGGAATTTGTTCAAAAATATGAGCGTTTAAATGTTGCTTTTTCCCGGGCTAAAAATATGCTTGTAATTATTGGGTCAATTAATTTCTTTGCTAATATTGAAGTTGAAATTCCAACAGTAATGAATCCAACAATAACAAAATTAACACGAGTTTATGATGAGATTATTAAGATTATTCGGACATTTGGAAGTGTCTGAACAGCTGAAGATATTTGTGAAAATGTAAAGGAGTAA
- the trmB gene encoding tRNA (guanosine(46)-N7)-methyltransferase TrmB — translation MRLRNKPWANDYFLEQKEYTVRNSTKYRGKWAKKVFKNNNPVNIEIGCGKGGFILALAKNNPDQNYLAIEKFPSVAVIALKKLVNEKLSNLKIITDDAKILSEIFAPEEISNIYLNFSDPWPKKRHAKRRLTSKTFLPLYDEILNNDGRIYFKTDNDDLFAFSIAEFEDSNWTIVKQTTDLYANPNLLKNNIATEYEQRFVEMRKNINYAEIKK, via the coding sequence ATGAGATTAAGAAATAAACCATGAGCCAATGATTATTTTCTCGAACAAAAGGAATACACTGTTCGGAATTCAACAAAATATCGTGGTAAATGAGCTAAAAAAGTTTTTAAAAATAATAACCCTGTTAATATTGAAATTGGTTGTGGCAAAGGGGGGTTTATTTTAGCCCTAGCAAAGAATAACCCTGATCAAAATTATCTGGCGATTGAAAAATTTCCTTCTGTGGCGGTTATTGCCCTTAAAAAACTTGTGAATGAAAAACTTTCAAATTTAAAAATCATCACCGATGATGCGAAAATACTATCTGAAATTTTTGCGCCGGAAGAAATTAGCAATATTTATTTGAATTTTTCTGATCCATGACCAAAAAAACGTCATGCTAAACGCCGTTTAACATCAAAAACTTTTTTACCATTATATGATGAAATTTTAAACAATGATGGGCGCATTTATTTTAAAACCGATAATGATGATTTATTTGCTTTTTCAATTGCTGAATTTGAGGATAGTAATTGAACAATCGTAAAACAAACAACAGATCTGTATGCTAATCCGAACTTGTTAAAAAATAATATTGCGACAGAATATGAACAACGGTTTGTTGAAATGCGTAAAAATATTAATTATGCCGAAATTAAAAAATAG
- the rpsI gene encoding 30S ribosomal protein S9, whose amino-acid sequence MAKKQEVIYRGTGRRKTSVAQVVLTPGKGNIVVNGKPALEFFPYATLVQDLEQPLQITGVREEFDITVKVAGGGFTGQAGATRLGIARALVEASQDYKVLLRHAGMLTRDSRIKERKKYGLRGARRAPQYSKR is encoded by the coding sequence ATGGCAAAAAAACAAGAAGTTATTTATCGTGGAACTGGAAGAAGAAAAACTTCAGTTGCACAAGTTGTGTTAACTCCTGGAAAAGGAAATATCGTTGTTAATGGGAAACCAGCTTTAGAGTTCTTCCCATATGCAACATTAGTGCAAGATTTGGAACAACCTTTACAAATCACTGGGGTAAGAGAAGAATTTGACATTACAGTTAAGGTAGCAGGTGGTGGATTTACTGGACAAGCAGGGGCAACAAGATTAGGAATCGCAAGAGCCCTAGTTGAGGCGTCACAAGATTACAAAGTCCTATTAAGACATGCGGGAATGTTAACGCGTGATTCACGCATTAAAGAACGTAAAAAATATGGATTACGTGGAGCGCGTCGTGCACCACAATATTCAAAACGTTAG